In the genome of Variibacter gotjawalensis, one region contains:
- a CDS encoding c-type cytochrome codes for MRRLIATALACFAMATLATAQTFEERTQLCLGCHGEKGQSETAEVPSLGGLTSAYALIQLYMFREKLRTAEPMNDMMQGVSDGELQKLADLIAKMPPPKASAEPIDPERAARAQGLIAAHRCAFCHNTGFPGTDSVPRLGGQREDYLVKTLTEYRSGKRNEYQPVMAEIIRKLSDQDIADLAHVIARTGAK; via the coding sequence ATGCGCCGATTGATCGCAACCGCCCTAGCCTGCTTCGCCATGGCAACGCTCGCGACCGCGCAGACGTTCGAAGAGCGCACCCAGCTCTGCCTCGGCTGCCACGGCGAAAAGGGCCAGTCGGAGACGGCCGAAGTTCCGTCGCTTGGCGGGCTAACCTCGGCTTACGCACTGATCCAGCTCTACATGTTCCGCGAGAAGCTGCGCACCGCGGAGCCGATGAACGACATGATGCAGGGCGTCTCGGACGGCGAACTGCAGAAACTCGCCGACCTCATTGCCAAGATGCCGCCGCCGAAGGCGAGCGCCGAGCCGATAGACCCGGAACGCGCCGCCCGCGCCCAGGGGCTGATCGCAGCCCACCGCTGCGCCTTTTGCCACAACACCGGCTTTCCCGGCACCGACTCTGTGCCCCGGCTTGGTGGCCAACGCGAGGACTATCTCGTCAAGACGTTGACCGAATACCGCTCCGGCAAACGCAACGAATACCAGCCCGTGATGGCTGAAATCATTCGCAAATTGAGCGATCAGGACATCGCCGATTTAGCCCACGTGATCGCGAGGACGGGGGCGAAATAA
- a CDS encoding type II toxin-antitoxin system RelE/ParE family toxin, with amino-acid sequence MKVLKFRGSALNDLRRFPEAARREAGYQLDRVQNGFVPSDWKPMATVGKGVEEIRIRDEAGAFRVVYVAKFAGAIYVLHCFQKKTQKTSRADLDLATKRFRDLTRELNQ; translated from the coding sequence ATGAAGGTTCTGAAGTTTCGGGGCAGCGCTCTGAATGATTTGCGCCGTTTCCCCGAAGCGGCACGGCGCGAGGCGGGTTATCAGCTCGATCGTGTTCAGAACGGTTTCGTACCGAGCGACTGGAAGCCGATGGCAACCGTCGGCAAAGGTGTCGAGGAGATCCGGATAAGGGATGAAGCTGGCGCATTCCGCGTGGTCTACGTGGCGAAATTCGCCGGTGCAATTTACGTCCTTCACTGCTTCCAGAAGAAGACACAGAAAACCAGCAGGGCTGATCTCGATCTTGCCACCAAACGGTTCCGCGATCTCACCAGGGAGCTAAATCAATGA
- a CDS encoding helix-turn-helix domain-containing protein translates to MKNKSFANVWDAIEKAPAQAENMKLRSKLMMALEAHIKTQGWTQAEAAEHLGVTQPRVSDLLRGKINLFALDTLVNMLVSAGLHVEMRVRKAA, encoded by the coding sequence ATGAAGAACAAAAGCTTCGCGAATGTTTGGGACGCGATCGAGAAGGCGCCGGCACAGGCCGAAAACATGAAGCTGCGCTCGAAACTGATGATGGCGCTTGAAGCGCACATCAAGACTCAGGGTTGGACGCAAGCCGAGGCGGCGGAGCACTTGGGCGTAACGCAGCCCCGCGTGTCCGACTTGCTGCGCGGTAAAATCAATCTTTTCGCACTCGATACCCTGGTTAACATGCTGGTTTCGGCTGGCCTTCATGTCGAAATGCGCGTTCGCAAGGCAGCCTAA
- the pqqA gene encoding pyrroloquinoline quinone precursor peptide PqqA, with protein MSWTTPTLVEICIGLEINGYLPAEF; from the coding sequence ATGAGCTGGACCACCCCGACTTTGGTTGAGATCTGCATCGGCTTGGAAATCAACGGCTACCTGCCGGCTGAATTCTAA
- the pqqB gene encoding pyrroloquinoline quinone biosynthesis protein PqqB, with amino-acid sequence MARLTAIVLGSAAGGGFPQWNCRCAVCQLAWQGDARVKARTQAGLAISGDGENFVLLNAAPELKSQILATPELQARGNPRGSPIAAAILTGGEIDQITGLLNLRERQPFSLYGTYETLRLLRDNPAFDVLASGVVERKRIALDKRFALPGGLSAELFAVSGKIPLYLESEGANLKAAPGGNVGVEIARNGARLVFVPGAAAIDEALMDRLKRADLVLFDATLYTDDEMITSGTGVKTGRRMGHMPISGPNGSLAALKGLPGRRIYIHINNTNPILIEDSAERRAVEAAGWEVAHDGLKITL; translated from the coding sequence ATGGCGAGACTAACCGCCATCGTTCTTGGGTCCGCAGCTGGAGGCGGCTTCCCGCAATGGAATTGCCGCTGCGCCGTCTGCCAACTGGCTTGGCAGGGTGATGCGCGTGTAAAGGCCCGCACACAAGCGGGCCTTGCCATTTCTGGCGATGGCGAGAACTTCGTCCTGCTCAATGCGGCGCCTGAGCTGAAGTCCCAAATTCTTGCAACGCCAGAACTACAGGCCCGCGGCAATCCGCGCGGTTCGCCCATAGCGGCCGCGATCCTCACCGGCGGTGAGATCGACCAGATCACCGGCTTGCTCAATCTGCGCGAACGGCAACCCTTCTCTCTCTATGGGACTTACGAAACGCTGCGCTTGTTGCGCGACAACCCGGCTTTCGACGTGCTGGCATCGGGCGTTGTCGAGCGTAAACGGATCGCCTTGGACAAGCGCTTCGCCCTCCCAGGAGGGTTGAGTGCCGAACTCTTCGCGGTGTCCGGCAAAATCCCGCTGTACCTCGAAAGCGAAGGCGCGAACCTCAAAGCCGCGCCGGGCGGCAACGTCGGCGTCGAGATTGCGCGCAATGGCGCTCGCCTCGTCTTCGTGCCTGGCGCCGCCGCGATCGATGAGGCGCTGATGGATCGCCTCAAACGTGCCGACTTGGTCCTCTTCGACGCAACCCTCTACACCGACGACGAGATGATCACGTCCGGAACAGGCGTGAAGACGGGCAGACGCATGGGCCACATGCCGATCAGCGGCCCGAATGGCTCGCTTGCGGCATTGAAGGGCCTACCGGGCCGCCGCATCTACATCCATATCAACAACACCAACCCGATCCTGATCGAGGATTCGGCCGAGCGCAGGGCCGTCGAAGCGGCGGGCTGGGAAGTAGCCCACGACGGGCTTAAGATCACGCTCTAA
- the pqqE gene encoding pyrroloquinoline quinone biosynthesis protein PqqE, whose translation MLNPEPKLHAPLGLLAELTHRCPLGCPYCSNPLELDARETELDTETWLRVFKEAAALGVLQTHLSGGEPASRRDLEVIAKSARDAGIYVNLITSGVGIPDARMEKLADAGIDHVQISIQDSEADSADHIAGYRGAYKRKDELARVVRKIGLPLTVNMVVHRANIARISDMVALAIKLGATRIEIAHVQYYGWALKNRAALMPTREQVDRAVEEVNTLRERHKGEIVIDAVVPDYYAKYPKACMGGWARRSLNITPGGRALPCHAAEIIPSLTFWNVREHSLRDIWMNAPSFKAFRGTEWMQEPCRSCERREVDFGGCRCQALLLTGDARATDPVCHLSPHHAELAEMAADRTEQPYDYRRLKAPAPQT comes from the coding sequence ATGCTCAATCCCGAGCCGAAACTGCATGCACCGCTTGGCTTATTGGCCGAGTTGACGCATCGCTGCCCGCTCGGTTGCCCTTATTGCTCCAACCCGCTCGAACTCGATGCGCGCGAGACCGAACTCGACACCGAGACGTGGCTGCGCGTCTTCAAGGAAGCCGCAGCGCTCGGCGTTCTGCAGACGCATCTATCGGGCGGCGAGCCCGCATCGCGGCGCGATCTCGAAGTCATCGCGAAGAGCGCGCGCGATGCAGGGATCTACGTCAACCTCATAACCTCGGGTGTCGGCATCCCGGATGCCAGAATGGAGAAGCTCGCCGACGCCGGCATCGATCACGTCCAGATATCGATCCAAGATTCCGAAGCCGATTCTGCCGACCACATTGCGGGTTATCGCGGCGCCTATAAGCGCAAGGATGAACTCGCTCGCGTCGTGCGCAAGATCGGTTTGCCGCTCACCGTCAACATGGTCGTACATCGCGCCAACATCGCGCGCATTTCCGACATGGTCGCGCTCGCGATCAAACTCGGTGCGACGCGCATCGAAATCGCGCATGTTCAATATTACGGCTGGGCGCTGAAGAATCGCGCCGCACTGATGCCGACGCGCGAGCAGGTCGACCGCGCGGTCGAAGAAGTGAACACGCTGCGCGAGCGGCATAAAGGCGAAATCGTCATCGACGCTGTCGTGCCGGATTACTACGCAAAATATCCAAAGGCCTGCATGGGCGGATGGGCGCGCCGGTCGCTCAACATCACACCGGGTGGCCGCGCGCTACCGTGTCACGCGGCCGAAATCATCCCGTCACTCACATTCTGGAATGTACGCGAACATTCGTTGCGCGACATCTGGATGAACGCGCCATCGTTCAAGGCTTTCCGCGGCACCGAATGGATGCAGGAGCCTTGCCGCAGTTGCGAACGCCGCGAGGTCGACTTCGGCGGTTGCCGTTGCCAAGCGCTTCTGCTGACAGGCGATGCGCGCGCGACCGACCCGGTCTGTCATCTCTCGCCGCATCACGCGGAACTCGCCGAGATGGCCGCCGACCGGACAGAGCAGCCGTACGATTATCGCCGCCTGAAAGCTCCAGCACCACAAACTTAA
- a CDS encoding PQQ-dependent sugar dehydrogenase yields MKALALAASSALVFASTALAQQPQAPGNLERLGEFRHTDTPMEIPTVPQGGTKAAALKKNLAKVKVPKGFKVSLYAIVPDARHMAVGPQGVVTFVGTRKTKVYAVTDRDKDRVADEVKEFAPSIAFKIPNGVCFSRDGMLYIAEQNRVLLFPAAEFFYESADVAAFNVVKQGDLIPPEEESYNHTARTCRIGPDGRLYVTLGQPFNVFAPEKMDLYKKTGIGGIVSLTNEGKDRQVFAWGVRNSVGMDFNPKDKTLWFTDNQVDGMGDDIPPGELNRADKAGMNFGFPYFGGGKVRTTEYKDQTPPADVTHPQVEMAAHAADLGMMFYSGKQFPAKYQGGIFVAQHGSWNRTKPVGARIMFTSLKPDGTADKTEVFADGWLTEDGEYLGRPVDVAQLPDGSILVSDDFAGAVYRISYEGR; encoded by the coding sequence GTGAAAGCACTTGCGCTCGCGGCTTCGTCCGCGCTTGTCTTCGCCTCCACTGCCCTCGCACAACAACCGCAGGCCCCCGGCAATCTCGAACGGCTCGGTGAGTTCAGACACACCGATACACCGATGGAGATTCCGACTGTGCCGCAAGGCGGCACCAAAGCAGCGGCGTTGAAGAAAAATCTCGCGAAAGTCAAAGTTCCGAAAGGCTTTAAGGTCTCGCTGTATGCAATCGTGCCGGATGCGCGCCACATGGCGGTCGGCCCGCAAGGCGTCGTCACTTTCGTCGGCACGCGCAAGACGAAGGTTTACGCGGTAACGGATCGCGACAAGGATCGCGTCGCCGACGAGGTGAAGGAATTCGCGCCGTCGATCGCATTCAAGATTCCAAATGGCGTCTGCTTCTCGCGCGACGGCATGCTCTACATCGCCGAGCAAAACCGTGTGCTGCTCTTCCCGGCAGCAGAGTTTTTCTACGAGAGCGCCGATGTCGCAGCCTTCAATGTCGTCAAGCAAGGTGACCTCATTCCGCCGGAAGAGGAGTCCTACAATCACACGGCGCGCACGTGCCGCATCGGACCGGACGGCCGCCTCTACGTCACACTCGGTCAGCCGTTCAACGTCTTCGCGCCGGAGAAGATGGACCTCTACAAGAAGACCGGCATCGGCGGCATCGTCTCGCTGACCAACGAGGGCAAGGATCGTCAAGTCTTCGCCTGGGGCGTGCGCAATTCGGTCGGCATGGACTTCAATCCGAAGGACAAGACACTGTGGTTCACCGACAATCAGGTGGACGGCATGGGTGACGACATTCCGCCGGGTGAGCTCAATCGCGCCGACAAGGCCGGCATGAATTTCGGCTTCCCGTATTTCGGCGGCGGCAAAGTCCGCACCACCGAATACAAGGATCAAACGCCCCCGGCTGACGTAACGCATCCGCAAGTCGAGATGGCCGCGCACGCTGCCGACCTCGGCATGATGTTTTACTCCGGCAAGCAATTCCCCGCGAAGTATCAGGGTGGCATTTTCGTCGCGCAGCACGGATCGTGGAACCGCACCAAGCCGGTCGGCGCTCGCATCATGTTCACCAGCCTTAAGCCCGATGGCACCGCGGACAAGACCGAAGTCTTCGCTGACGGCTGGCTGACCGAGGACGGTGAGTATCTCGGTCGCCCGGTCGACGTCGCGCAGCTGCCTGACGGCTCGATCCTCGTATCCGACGACTTCGCCGGCGCGGTTTACCGCATCTCGTACGAAGGCCGGTGA
- a CDS encoding c-type cytochrome yields the protein MLAISTTAHAAGNAKNGRQKALQCQTCHGLDGLSKLPEAPHIAGQPEPYLIKSMTDFKNGTRQNDMMTFVAKELSDQDIADLAAYYASIELSVTVPKR from the coding sequence GTGCTTGCGATATCGACCACCGCACACGCCGCCGGCAACGCCAAGAACGGACGCCAGAAAGCACTGCAGTGCCAAACCTGCCACGGCCTCGACGGCCTCTCGAAACTGCCTGAAGCGCCGCATATCGCCGGCCAACCCGAGCCATACCTCATCAAATCGATGACCGACTTCAAAAACGGCACGCGGCAGAACGATATGATGACCTTCGTCGCCAAGGAGCTCTCGGATCAGGATATCGCGGACCTCGCCGCGTATTACGCGTCGATCGAACTCAGCGTGACGGTACCGAAACGCTAG
- a CDS encoding DUF3297 family protein, which yields MTDTFPDRLSTDPDSPHYNEELLGRDIGIRFEGKEKTNVEEYCISEGWIKVAAGSAKDRFGKQLTIKLKGKVEPYFRSAS from the coding sequence ATGACCGACACGTTTCCCGACCGCCTCTCCACCGACCCCGACAGCCCCCACTACAATGAGGAGCTGCTCGGACGCGATATCGGTATTCGCTTCGAGGGCAAGGAGAAGACCAACGTCGAGGAATACTGCATCAGCGAGGGCTGGATCAAAGTCGCGGCCGGCAGCGCTAAGGATCGCTTCGGCAAGCAGCTGACGATCAAACTCAAAGGCAAGGTCGAACCGTATTTCCGTTCCGCCTCGTGA
- a CDS encoding Bug family tripartite tricarboxylate transporter substrate binding protein, producing the protein MRKSVIVATISLVALLSTQARAAFPDKDIRIICGFAAGGTCDLVARLIAKAVAPEFKQNVIVENRTGAGGTIAMASVARSEADGHTVLLCSQGQFAILPELPGMKLPVDPAKDLVPVANMTLANFVMVVPASRSWKTVADFVAAAKTGKLSYASAGNGTLQHIAGEAFRLAAGVEMTHVPYRGASPAGVDLIAGRVDTLITNLADVVGQIEGGQMRLLAFTDPYGSPKFPDAPKMSQTFADFAMGGWFGICGPSGMPADAIARWHSALKRAGDDPAIRKILDENGLVLTVEDAKAFGGRMAKDRETLGRVIRDASIRSDN; encoded by the coding sequence ATGCGGAAGAGCGTCATCGTAGCGACAATCTCGTTGGTGGCGCTGCTATCGACACAAGCGCGCGCTGCCTTCCCGGATAAAGACATTCGCATCATCTGCGGCTTTGCGGCCGGCGGCACGTGCGATCTTGTCGCGCGCTTGATCGCAAAAGCCGTCGCGCCGGAATTCAAGCAGAACGTCATCGTCGAAAATCGCACGGGCGCCGGAGGAACGATTGCGATGGCGTCGGTTGCGCGATCGGAAGCTGACGGCCACACGGTGCTCCTCTGCAGCCAAGGTCAGTTCGCAATTTTGCCCGAGCTTCCCGGCATGAAATTGCCGGTCGATCCCGCGAAGGATCTCGTGCCGGTCGCCAACATGACGTTGGCGAATTTCGTCATGGTCGTGCCGGCATCGCGCTCGTGGAAGACTGTGGCCGATTTCGTAGCCGCCGCAAAAACTGGAAAGCTGAGTTACGCCAGCGCCGGCAACGGCACACTGCAGCACATTGCGGGCGAAGCATTTCGCCTCGCCGCCGGTGTGGAGATGACCCATGTGCCGTATCGCGGCGCATCGCCCGCCGGCGTCGATCTCATCGCAGGCCGAGTCGATACGCTGATCACAAATCTCGCCGACGTTGTCGGCCAGATCGAAGGCGGACAGATGCGGCTTCTCGCCTTCACGGATCCGTACGGCTCGCCGAAATTTCCCGATGCACCGAAGATGTCGCAAACCTTCGCGGACTTCGCGATGGGCGGCTGGTTCGGCATCTGCGGCCCGTCCGGCATGCCAGCCGATGCAATTGCGCGTTGGCATTCGGCACTCAAACGCGCCGGTGACGATCCGGCTATTCGCAAAATACTCGACGAGAACGGCTTGGTTCTCACGGTAGAAGACGCGAAGGCGTTCGGCGGACGAATGGCGAAGGATCGCGAAACACTCGGCCGCGTCATTCGCGACGCGAGCATCCGCTCCGACAACTAA
- a CDS encoding ArnT family glycosyltransferase: MTSLASHAGSGADSRSGVNALLWMLGAVLLVRLASLGAYPLFDNTEGRYALIGRLMIESGDWITPYVSAGVPFWGKPPLSFWATAISYSIFGVSEFAARLPVFLFTVGTAWLVFVMARTRGDRSLAALAAAIFCTSALPFYLAGGVMTDPALMFSVTVMMAGFWIAIETRSRAWGYVFFLGVALTMLAKGPVGIVIAGIAIGGYVLVTNRWVECWRNLPWISGTLLALALTAPWYIAAEMRTPGFLRYFIIGEHFDRFLIKDWTGDKYGAPRTRGYGTVWLFLLAAALPWCATALSILIAPAWRQRLFGTAFPRSWLLYLVFWIIATPLLFTPAKAVLWPYVAMSMPGFALLAAEMIERSALPKIFVKLGIFVVPVCGLAALVAMRADPAISYVNTQKGIVAVFQQRSDANAKLTYYPAVPFSAEFYMPGRNVSPPGPNELAQLASGQFAAMLRGWFARLPAATRERFEIISEMNGSVLLRVR; encoded by the coding sequence GTGACCAGTTTGGCGAGCCATGCGGGGAGCGGTGCGGATAGCCGTTCGGGCGTCAATGCTCTGCTGTGGATGCTCGGAGCCGTGTTGCTCGTCCGTCTCGCCAGCCTCGGGGCCTATCCGCTTTTCGATAACACGGAAGGTCGCTACGCGCTGATCGGCCGTTTGATGATCGAGAGCGGCGATTGGATCACGCCGTACGTTTCGGCCGGGGTGCCGTTCTGGGGGAAGCCACCGTTGTCGTTCTGGGCAACGGCAATCAGCTACTCGATCTTCGGCGTCAGCGAATTCGCGGCGCGGCTGCCGGTGTTTCTGTTCACGGTCGGCACGGCTTGGCTCGTTTTCGTGATGGCGCGAACGCGCGGCGATCGTTCGCTAGCTGCTCTCGCAGCGGCAATATTCTGCACAAGTGCGCTGCCGTTCTATCTCGCAGGCGGCGTGATGACCGACCCGGCGCTGATGTTCAGCGTGACCGTGATGATGGCCGGATTCTGGATTGCGATCGAGACGCGAAGCCGCGCTTGGGGCTATGTGTTTTTTCTCGGCGTTGCGCTGACGATGCTGGCGAAAGGGCCGGTCGGCATCGTTATCGCGGGCATTGCCATCGGCGGTTACGTCCTCGTTACGAACCGCTGGGTTGAGTGCTGGCGTAATCTGCCGTGGATCTCGGGAACGCTTCTCGCACTCGCGCTCACAGCGCCGTGGTACATCGCGGCCGAGATGCGTACGCCGGGTTTCCTGCGCTACTTCATCATCGGCGAACACTTCGATCGCTTCCTCATCAAGGATTGGACGGGCGACAAATACGGTGCGCCACGGACCCGCGGTTACGGTACTGTGTGGCTGTTCCTTCTTGCGGCGGCGCTGCCGTGGTGCGCGACGGCTTTGTCGATCTTGATCGCGCCGGCCTGGCGGCAACGTCTTTTCGGGACAGCATTTCCGCGCAGCTGGCTTCTCTATTTGGTCTTTTGGATCATCGCTACGCCGCTCTTATTCACGCCGGCGAAAGCCGTGCTTTGGCCTTACGTTGCGATGTCGATGCCGGGTTTCGCGCTGCTCGCCGCCGAGATGATAGAACGATCCGCGCTGCCGAAGATTTTTGTCAAGCTTGGAATCTTCGTCGTTCCAGTTTGTGGCCTCGCCGCACTCGTCGCCATGCGCGCCGATCCGGCAATCTCTTACGTCAACACGCAGAAGGGCATCGTTGCGGTGTTCCAACAGCGCAGCGATGCAAACGCGAAGCTGACCTACTATCCGGCGGTTCCGTTCTCGGCGGAGTTCTACATGCCGGGACGAAATGTCAGTCCGCCGGGCCCGAACGAACTCGCGCAGCTCGCATCGGGCCAGTTCGCCGCAATGCTGCGTGGATGGTTCGCGCGGCTGCCGGCCGCGACGCGCGAGCGCTTCGAAATCATCAGCGAGATGAACGGTTCGGTGCTTCTGCGCGTGCGTTAG
- a CDS encoding LysR family transcriptional regulator translates to MITQLQFLMALARERHFGRAAEASGVTQPTLSAGIKALEEQMGVLLVNRGSRFQGLTAEGERVLSWARRIVSDERAMREEITAIRHGLSGRLRIAAIPTALAMVAKLTTPFRQRHPDVQFTILSRTSIETLAQIENLEVDAGVTYLDNEPLGRVTTVPLYREHYRLLTAADTPLGTRDQVTWREVAQVPLCLLTPDMQNRRIIDGLLRAAGGTPQPTLESNSMIVLFAHVRTGRWSSVMPAKLAETLGLTDTMRAIPIVEPDAVHTIGLVTAARDPMTPLNAALVAEAKRLAMTLGD, encoded by the coding sequence TTGATCACCCAACTGCAATTCCTGATGGCTCTCGCGCGCGAACGGCACTTCGGCCGCGCCGCCGAGGCGAGCGGCGTGACGCAGCCGACCCTCTCCGCCGGGATCAAGGCGCTCGAGGAGCAGATGGGCGTCCTCCTGGTCAACCGCGGCTCCCGCTTTCAAGGCCTGACGGCGGAAGGCGAGCGCGTCCTCTCCTGGGCGCGCCGCATCGTCTCCGACGAGCGCGCGATGCGCGAGGAAATCACCGCGATCCGTCACGGCCTCTCCGGCCGTCTGCGCATCGCCGCGATCCCGACTGCGCTCGCGATGGTCGCCAAGCTGACAACACCATTCCGCCAGCGCCATCCGGATGTGCAATTCACCATCCTCTCGCGCACCTCGATCGAAACGCTGGCGCAGATCGAGAACCTCGAAGTCGATGCCGGCGTAACGTATCTCGACAACGAGCCGCTCGGCCGCGTCACGACCGTGCCGCTCTATCGCGAACACTATCGCCTGTTGACGGCCGCCGACACACCGCTCGGCACACGCGATCAGGTGACGTGGCGAGAGGTCGCGCAAGTTCCCCTCTGTCTGCTGACGCCTGATATGCAGAACCGTCGCATCATCGACGGCTTGCTCCGCGCCGCCGGCGGCACACCGCAGCCGACGCTCGAGTCGAATTCGATGATCGTTCTGTTCGCGCATGTCCGCACCGGACGATGGTCAAGCGTGATGCCTGCAAAACTTGCCGAAACGCTCGGGCTCACCGACACGATGCGCGCGATCCCGATCGTCGAACCGGACGCCGTGCACACGATCGGCCTTGTCACCGCCGCTCGCGATCCGATGACGCCGCTCAACGCCGCGCTCGTCGCCGAAGCGAAGCGCCTCGCGATGACGTTGGGGGATTGA